The following are from one region of the Calditrichota bacterium genome:
- a CDS encoding Ppx/GppA family phosphatase encodes MSERLAAIDIGTNTVLLLIAEASENGDLYPVYQAQGVARLGKGVDKTGQLNPENMEKALRILGEYKTIIAQYGVSRVLIAGTSALRDAVNRDEFLSRVKELLGWEIRVITGEEEARLSFLGALSNKAHLKGRILVVDIGGGSTEFVWGNRLSLEGRKSLNIGSVRLSERFFKHDPPSPDEMKRLTEYVGTSLKSLQADVPMPDHCVGVAGTVTTLAAMTLRQTEYDSQAIDGFHLTSRQVLALIRKMQAMPAKERLKLPGLYPGREDVILAGSILLVGIMKTFRQDEVIVSDRGLRFGLILDDLRAHGKK; translated from the coding sequence TTCTTATTGCCGAGGCCTCCGAAAACGGGGACCTTTATCCGGTTTACCAGGCGCAGGGTGTGGCCCGTTTGGGCAAGGGTGTGGATAAAACCGGACAATTGAATCCGGAAAACATGGAAAAGGCCCTTCGGATTTTGGGAGAATACAAAACGATTATCGCCCAATACGGCGTTTCAAGGGTTCTGATTGCGGGAACCTCTGCCCTGCGTGATGCCGTCAATCGGGATGAATTCCTGAGTCGCGTAAAGGAACTGCTGGGCTGGGAGATCCGGGTAATTACCGGAGAGGAAGAGGCGCGTCTGTCGTTTCTCGGGGCCCTTTCCAACAAAGCCCATCTCAAAGGACGGATTTTGGTCGTCGATATTGGCGGTGGAAGCACCGAATTTGTGTGGGGGAACCGGTTGTCATTGGAGGGGCGGAAAAGTCTGAATATCGGGTCGGTTCGTCTCAGTGAACGGTTTTTTAAGCACGACCCGCCTTCGCCTGACGAAATGAAAAGGCTAACCGAGTACGTTGGGACTTCTCTGAAATCTTTACAGGCTGACGTTCCGATGCCGGACCATTGCGTGGGGGTGGCCGGAACGGTCACCACGCTGGCGGCCATGACCCTTCGCCAGACCGAATACGATTCCCAGGCGATAGACGGCTTTCACTTAACGTCCCGGCAGGTTCTGGCACTGATCCGAAAAATGCAGGCCATGCCTGCGAAGGAACGACTGAAACTACCCGGGCTTTACCCCGGGCGCGAGGATGTTATTCTTGCCGGAAGCATCCTTTTGGTGGGAATTATGAAAACATTCAGGCAGGACGAGGTCATTGTGAGTGATCGTGGTTTACGATTTGGGCTCATTTTAGACGATTTGAGGGCACATGGCAAAAAATAA